Proteins found in one Bremerella volcania genomic segment:
- a CDS encoding FmdE family protein has product MTDPTGLLEWGIQFHGHKCPAMPLGIRAGLEACANLNVPRSRNKKLHVIAETGKGHAAGCCLDGVMIATGCTYGKSNIEKLYYNKMAFTLIDVASGHRVRLALKPDFFENALQSRFVQQRKAGVPPQDIPAEVVDLLIERIMGLDASEFLAVESLPDEVPPVRKGLFDTARCARCGEVVFVDKLRVLADKRLACVPCSGYDS; this is encoded by the coding sequence ATGACTGATCCAACAGGACTCCTCGAATGGGGAATTCAATTTCATGGTCACAAATGTCCCGCCATGCCACTTGGTATTCGCGCTGGCTTGGAAGCCTGCGCAAATTTGAACGTGCCGCGATCGCGAAACAAGAAACTGCATGTGATCGCTGAGACCGGCAAAGGTCATGCCGCTGGATGCTGTCTCGACGGCGTGATGATTGCGACTGGTTGCACCTACGGGAAATCGAACATTGAGAAGCTCTACTACAACAAGATGGCCTTCACGCTGATCGATGTTGCGTCGGGACACCGTGTGAGACTCGCATTGAAGCCGGATTTCTTCGAGAACGCTTTGCAATCTCGGTTCGTCCAACAACGCAAGGCCGGCGTGCCGCCACAAGACATTCCCGCTGAAGTGGTCGACCTGCTGATCGAGCGAATCATGGGACTGGATGCCTCGGAATTTCTGGCGGTCGAATCACTTCCAGACGAAGTGCCGCCCGTGCGCAAGGGGCTGTTCGACACCGCGCGATGCGCGCGGTGTGGCGAAGTCGTTTTCGTGGACAAGCTCCGTGTCCTGGCAGACAAGCGACTGGCTTGTGTGCCTTGCTCAGGCTACGACTCGTAG